TTATCTAGCCCACTTTTTTGAAATCCCCATACTATCAAGAATATTTAAGTATGCCGGATTGATTATGATTATAAATGCATTCACCATTATTCACCGTACCATTTTAACTAGAGATTTGAATTTTAAACTTTTAGCACTCATTTCGGTTGTATCTTCAATTTTAAGTGGTGTAGTTGCCATCTTTTTGGCCTATAATAACTATGGTGTGTGGAGCCTATTGTCTTTAATTATATTAAAACCTTTAATAAACGCAATATTACTATGGTACTATAATCAATGGTGGCCAGGATTTCAGTTTTCAAAACAAAGTTTTCTAAATCTTTTTGATTATGGTTATAAAGTATTATTATCAGGATTAATAAACACGATTTACAAAAATATTTATTATGTAATTATCGGTAAGTTTTTTTCGCCTTCCTCTTTAGGTTATTACACTCGGGCTGAACAATTTCAAGGTCCAATTTCCGGAAATATTACCAGATCGATTGGAAAAATTAGTTTTCCAATATTATCAACCTTTCAGAATGACAAAGGAAAATTAAAATCAGGATTTATTAAATTTTTGAAATTTAGTGTTTTTATAAATTTTCCGGTAATGCTCAGTATTGCGGGATTGGCTAAACCTTTAATTCTTCTTCTTATTGGTAATAAATGGGAGACCTCAATCTATTATTTACAAATTCTTTGTGTATCAGGTATGCTTTACCCATTACATATATTACACTTGAACCTCTTGTTGATAAAAGGTTACTCCAATTTACAGCTCAAATTGGAGGTCATAAAAAAAATTATTCTAATTCCTCTTATAGTAATTAGTGCATTTATCAGTATAGAGGCAATGTTATATGGACTTGTGTTTTTTTCAATAGTCGAATTATTCATAAATAGTTTTTATACTAAAAAAATCATTAACTATTCATATTTGGAACAGCTTAA
This window of the Maribacter cobaltidurans genome carries:
- a CDS encoding lipopolysaccharide biosynthesis protein, whose product is MSLKVKAVNGFSWTFFEMLFSQGVVFIVGVILARILTPEDFGIIGIITAFLAVSNSIIEGGLGTALLRKLDANNVDFNTVFYTNLILGVALYFLLFFTSDYLAHFFEIPILSRIFKYAGLIMIINAFTIIHRTILTRDLNFKLLALISVVSSILSGVVAIFLAYNNYGVWSLLSLIILKPLINAILLWYYNQWWPGFQFSKQSFLNLFDYGYKVLLSGLINTIYKNIYYVIIGKFFSPSSLGYYTRAEQFQGPISGNITRSIGKISFPILSTFQNDKGKLKSGFIKFLKFSVFINFPVMLSIAGLAKPLILLLIGNKWETSIYYLQILCVSGMLYPLHILHLNLLLIKGYSNLQLKLEVIKKIILIPLIVISAFISIEAMLYGLVFFSIVELFINSFYTKKIINYSYLEQLKDTIPAILIATLTFLVIFSISLLKISLFYMLLLQVVSGLLVFILINEILKQEIYLEIRTKIIKFLSSISKS